The Silene latifolia isolate original U9 population chromosome Y, ASM4854445v1, whole genome shotgun sequence sequence ATATAAAGAGAAATGATAAACATGGTTGAGTGATTTATATGAACTAAATGTTTTAACATGTAAAAGAAATAGAACTAAAGTAATCTAAAAGGAGTGCTTAATTATAAACTAaatataaactaaatagaaatgtaaactatATAAAAAGAAATACCTTAAAGTGATGAACTTGTATGGAACAACAAataataaccaaatgcttgaataagaAATGCTTGAATAATAACTTGTAGAACAAAATGTTGAAGGATTGAACTAAGGAAAGCTTAACAACTTGTAAACTAaaaatgagaaaactaatgagatAAATATAaagcttaaggctattgtaagtGGAAATGGGGCGTAAAAATTGGatgcctctcctatttataggagaggaagaagaaacgtaaacaatcaagatgcatgcggccccgatcggggtcgtgtgtttccgggtattttatcttaattcctcacttaattgCTTGAGAAATCCTAAGAGCGTGATTAAtgacccttaatgcacccgggtaaatgctcCATATATCatctttagagctcccaaaaagcatcctaagcatgttggaatcttatgctttctACCTTGACTTGGATTTgaacattgggctttgactttgattgttgtcaacatttgcattatacatattaatccatcaatttctccatgcaaaacccaatccaatgctccatgattagtccaacacttggtcttgtttagcttagtgaacttggcgtataaaatgataggaaaaagcctctaaatgcttagattcttacaaaaccgtaacaaacacaacaatacacctagaacacaagattagctcaaaaatatactaattaaagtatgatgaacaatagaaaccgagctaaaatgaggggtaaaagtatgtaAATTATGCAATTATTACTTTTTTGATGTCACTCAGATTTTAAGGAGTATAGATTATTTGTACATAATTCTAACCTCTATAATTATCGTGTAACGACTCCAAGCTTAAACGACCTCACCAACACCAATGACAAATACAAACACTTTAACGAATGAATAAGTCAAGGCTCGAATCCTTTACGTTACGTTTTTACATGAGAATAACTACTCCTTATACTCCCTAAATCGTAAACAAAAGATACGTCTAATTATCTAAAACAGACCTAAAAATGATATACTCCTTATATAAATAACATAATACAAGTACATAATAAATGCACAAAATAAACACCGAATAATCAAATTaacgcaaattcttgtttcaaaCGGGTTGttttcccgtctgaaataagacggataaaatgttgccattttttaagaaaatgtaaccatttaatttgttatgactagaggtgttactttttaccctgaaaatgatgtgaaaaaTAATGACCATTTTATCAGAAAATAAcaatattttattgtaaaatgacaaCATATTATCCGTCTTATTTCAAACGGGAAACTACCATCTTTAGCAAGACGCGCTATCAAATTAATACCGAATTCACACCTTATTGTAAGATCGTTTCATACAAACTAAACAGGTTTTACAATGAGTTATAGAAAGGGAAAGAAATTAAGCCCCTATTgaatggaaaccctaattttattaATTCCAATCGGATACTCGACATCATTGTTCAATGTCGTCTCTTTGATCTCTCTCGCATCATTCCGCTTCTCACTTCTCTTCGCCGGCGGTTGATCGCCTTCTTCTTCAACTAAACTTACCCCCatttttttccttcttctttttacACGGAGcagtaaataaaaaaaattactccCCATTTTCAACATATAGAAATTTTACCTTGAGCGCGGTTAAAATCACCTTCTGTAGAGCTGCAAAAAAGTGATTTTTGGCAGGGTTTGAGTGAGTAGGGAAGAGAGAGAGGGGAGATGGAGGTGGTGAGCTCGGCGGAGAGTGGAGGAGTAGgcggcggaggaggaggaggcgaaGGAGGAGGAGCGGGGGTGGTGGATAGCGGGGCGGGATCGATAGTGTGGGTACGAAGACGAAACGGGTCGTGGTGGCCTGGTAGAATACTTGGACCTCAAGACCTTTCTGCTTCTCATCTTATGTCTCCTCGATCTGGTACTCCTGTTAAACTTCTCGGCCGCGAAGACGCCAGTGTGTATGTTCTTTTTCCGTCTTTTTCTTCTTCGTTGTccttctttttattatttttttatgttGTTGTTTAGTTTGTGAAATGTGATGAGTTAAGTCTTAAGATGGTACATTGGCCCCTATTTTCAAACTATAGCATTGTGTGAATAATGTCTGGAGTAATAGAATGGGTTACTTACGAACTATAGCATTGTGTGAATAATGTCTGGAGTAATAGAATGGGTTACTTATTAGGGtcggaatggaatggattgaaaTCCGATATCAGGGAGGTATGGTTTTGGAACCTCGTAACTGTTTGTACTTATTTTTAGGTTGATATCACTCCCACCCTAGGCGGAATGGAGTTGGAAACTTATTATAGAGGGTTGGAGTAGATTATATTCATCAAGGATATGACTTTGTTTATTAGAATGGACCAAATCCGTTCCAAAACACTCAATCAAACACCGCTTAAGGTTTTGAGATCAACGTCCCATATGATAGGGGAAAGGCTGCATATTAATCCCAATCCTACTTTAGTCTTTAGATTGTGTGCATGTGGATATTGGATGGGAACCTCATGATGACAAAAATGTTGTTGCTGAATGTTTGGGGAGTGTGTGGTTTTAGCCAACTTGGCTGCCTAGTTCGAACTATAGCATTGTATGAATTTAGAACCCCACAACCATTAGTACTTTTTGGGTTGATAATTTCTCCCACCCTAAATGGAATGGAGTTGGAAACTTATTATAGGGGGTTGGAAAGCATTTAATCGATCAAGGATTTGACTCCATCCCATATTAGCCCACCGAACATTAGAATGAATCAGATTCGTTCTAAAACACCCAAATCAAACACCCCTGAAGTCTTGAGAACACACTCCCTTATGACAGGGGCAAGGCTGCATGCATATGACCCCAATACCTCCATACCGTGCATGCATATTGGATGGGAGATTGGGAGCTTAATGATGAAATAGAATGTTAGATTAGAAAGTGCTGTTGCTGAATGTATGGATAGGCGATTTGTCATTTGTGTATTGTCTAAATGTGATGACTGAAACCTTATTGGGTATGTTTGAATTTGGGGAGGGAGGGTGTGTTGGCTGAGTTTAGTTTTGGCGATTACTTGTGTAATTTGTGCTGGGAGTTATACTCTGTAGCAGACACATTGATGAACATTGATAGCTCTCTAAACTGGCGGCATCCCTTATTTAAGGTTGAATTAGCACAACTTCATTACATTTGCATTCAaggtctacaaccgttgttacatGTGTATGAGATGCCTTCATAAAAGCAACTCCCCTATCCCTGCTAGGCAGTGCGGGCTCATCAGTAGACATGGCGTAGGAGTCAGACGTGTAAGATACTGGTTACGTTTGTTCGATTAGGCGATGGGGTCCCAAGGGGATGAGGCGCAAGGCGCGCGCCTTTTGCACACGAGGCGCACTGATTTTTCAGAAGAACATCCATATTTTACAATCAAATTTTGTGCGAGAATAATCCTTTTTTTGTTTTAAAGAGGGCGCACATGTGGATagagcatgatatgagatttatggggcttgaggagagtatggggacggagagggcacaatggagggaaaacatacatgtggatttttagtatttgatgttttttgacatatttagtgtttttatttaattttaaaaaaaaattattcgttcttctctcctttattacaccttTATTACCAACCacttttcttatatattttacttggtttacttttaaggcattccggatccttaattctatttctgttttcaaaatcgttttaatcttttctctcgatttaaattttaagttttttataaaagaaatccgtaATTCGATTTTAGAAcctgtaagtttaccttgactttgtattacattttcgctctcccttttgtttttcatttttcccttttctattcgctttttgaggtgtgcgttcacccagggacggttctaaaggatgattcatgtcagccgaccccaaatcattttgggattaaggctctgatgttgttgttgttgttgtaaagaGGGCGCACATGTACTTTAAAAGTGATATTTAAGGATGATGGGGAGAAAACAAGGCTAAAAAAaagaatttggaaaaaaaatatgGAATTGCACACCAATGTGCCTCGTGTGCGCTTCACTAGTTGCGCCTTGTGTGCCTTGGGTGTGCCTCATGCCCCTTACATGCGCCTTTTGTATCCCATGCGCGTCACAGTGTCTGTCTGATGCGACCTGGCTGGCGCCTCACTGTGCCTTATGCCAAGGCGCGGTTTTTTAAACTAAGATTTCAGGTGTGTTTGCACTCAAGTCGAGTCATTTCGGGGTAAAGGGTCAGCATCAGCATTCAGGTTGATTCTGGTCAATTCGGGTAGGTTACCGGTCAGGACATTTGGGTAAATTATTCTTGTTAGGTCCAAGAATCAGCTATCATAGCAATGAATGCAGTTGGACTTTCCCTTAGTAGCAAAGACTAGTAAACAAAGTATGCTAGTTTCAGGAGTGCATTTATTCTGGCAATTACGGCATTACGTGCTAGAAAACTAAATTGCTAGTAAGTGGTTCCAGGGGTGTTAGAAAAGATATCTATTCATAGACACTTAGACATATATCTTGTCATGGATCATACTGCCAATCAACTGTTTTTCGGACCAATATGATCTGTTACATGAATATAAATCTACCTTTCTGAGCTTTCGCCTAATATGTACAGCAGTACAGTACATGAAATGCTGGTGCAATTATGAGGATGTTTCACATCTATTTTTGCATTGTGGGTTGTTTGTCTTTATGGGATCAATTCGTAAAGGTGAGACCACTTACAAACTTATTATGTTGGCTTGGTTGGAATAAGGAGAGGAAAATGACTTTTGGTGCTTTTATGGTGAGTTCCTGGGTTCTTTGGTTGGAGAGGAACACTTGCGTCTTCTGCTACAATTTTTTTTAAAGTATCCTAGAGAAATTTCGTTGCAATTAAATTAGATAGTTTGTAGTTAACTCTTTTATGAGGgtaccttgtcttcattttttttaCACTTCTTGACTCAATGACACATATTTTTCCTATTTTAACAAAATCAAGCAATTTTGAGATTGAGGATAACTTGTTTGGTGCGGCACTCTTGTTCTGCATTTCTACTTTGTTTTGACTTTGAAAACTCTATGTATGTGCTCTTAGGGATTGGTACAATCTTGAAAAATCCAAGCGTGTGAAAGCATTTAGATGTGGCGAGTTTGATGATTGCATTGAGAGAGCCTCGGCCTCTCAAGGACTTCCAACAAAAAAACGTGAGAAATATGCACGCCGAGAAGATGCGATTCTTCATGCGCTCAAACTCGAAAAGCAATTTCATGAAAAAAAGTATGGGAAATTGGTTAAGCCATTGAGAGAAAACTCAGCAGATTCAGAAAGGAAAATAACTGTGGCACCATTAAGAGCAAGCAACGATGACTTGTGTCAACCAGGCAGAAAATTGGGTAAATCAAATCTGATGGAGAAAAACCATGCTCCACTTCTTGCGCAGAAAGCTAAAGATGCAATTCATCCTGGTTTCGAAGATCACACCATCACTCCGAGCTCTCGGCTAAGGGGTTTACATGAgttgagatataatacaatgccgATGAATAGAATGCTCAATTCCACCACTTCTGAAGATTCAAACCGAACTGCAATTGATGGTAGTGCATATGCTGTTTCAGGCAGTGGACCTTGCTTGAAGAATTTTAGTGACTCTGATTCAAGTAACTCGATTGGCAAGGGGAAGAGATTGCTGGATAGCTTTGCTGAGGAGCCTATTCGTAAAAGACATCATGGGCTTCGCCCTTTTGTTAATGTAAAGCAAAATAGTGCAGAGTTGCATAATCAATCTTTACAGCCTGACATCTCTCTTAAGGGGCTTTCTGGAGATGGAATGCATTTTACTGTGTACACACCAGCTGAATCATCCAAGTTATTAAGCACTAACCAAGGCCCACAGGGGCAAATGGAAACACCCTTTTCCCGGCTTGAGGTAGATACACGTTTACCTCAACAGGTCGCTTTTGTTGAAGAGGCTTTTTCTGGATCATCTGAGGAAACTGAATCTGACTCATCAGAGACTCATTCTGTAGAGCCACGAGTGGAAGCGGGGATGTTGCTTTCAGGTATGTTGAAGTACTCTAATTTGCGTTGATAGATAATGAACCTCGACGGGAGGCTCGCTAAAAGAGACCTCTCTGTTCTGCTATATTTGGTTTTAGAATTCTGCCTGGTAGCAATTTTTCGTGTCTGCAAGGGTTTAGAGAAACTCCTGGATTTTGCGGTAGAGTGTTGACAATATTGAGTCAATTTGCTCATTTATTCATACTCAGAACTTGAGCTGATTGGTCGGAGGCCTTATCATGGTTTTATTTTTGTACTAGGTTGAAACTGACAATGGTTAAAGCTTTGGAATCTGATCTGGTTTCCTTTGTATGAGTAGCTTTTAGGAATTAGGAGAACATACTTTGTGGGATAAAAATCAGTATGTTCTTATGTTGTATCTCACATTAGCTCTCTTCGTAAACTTAGATGATCTTAAAGGTTGAATTTGATACTTTGGTACCTGATTCATGACTGTTAAGGGCTCAAGAAGAAAAACCCATAACTACATAACCGAGCTTTATGGCTTTTCATGCTGCGTTTAGTTTCTCTGGACTTATGATatcattcctttatttattcccATTTGTATAAAGCATCAAGGGGCTAGTTGTCATCTTGGTAGCATTCAGCTTTTATGCTGTTAAGAGGATAAAATTTAGGTACCTCAAGTTTGAGTACTATTTCAATTTTTTGATACCCAAG is a genomic window containing:
- the LOC141633870 gene encoding uncharacterized protein LOC141633870 is translated as MEVVSSAESGGVGGGGGGGEGGGAGVVDSGAGSIVWVRRRNGSWWPGRILGPQDLSASHLMSPRSGTPVKLLGREDASVDWYNLEKSKRVKAFRCGEFDDCIERASASQGLPTKKREKYARREDAILHALKLEKQFHEKKYGKLVKPLRENSADSERKITVAPLRASNDDLCQPGRKLGKSNLMEKNHAPLLAQKAKDAIHPGFEDHTITPSSRLRGLHELRYNTMPMNRMLNSTTSEDSNRTAIDGSAYAVSGSGPCLKNFSDSDSSNSIGKGKRLLDSFAEEPIRKRHHGLRPFVNVKQNSAELHNQSLQPDISLKGLSGDGMHFTVYTPAESSKLLSTNQGPQGQMETPFSRLEVDTRLPQQVAFVEEAFSGSSEETESDSSETHSVEPRVEAGMLLSDADTSMRAQSRLRDRLTMQAGQESISNDESDEPSIDNRSQFHYLDQNASGAEVSKWQLKGKRNVRNLGKRPTSGRPLNQSLSYYNDNDADLSEDDLDLHPHGYLLNEAAAGRQSYLGPNRNRIDWELAWGRPLRRYWEERGGCFSPMFNGRDMLIDVELTVQGKREGEHVPWVSLMSKLNGKAIIGHPIQIETLKDGSTEILMSTSDESDRGKVPPVWRTARRTPRPGHSPQMDVDETLHLHQSGKVRNSVSKGKKTAPRKGGHLPSNQKTKHLSSLGLDQKIKPIDSSPQTVACIPVKLAFSRLLEAVGRPPSGPAKHQGDKSLLCASL